One genomic region from Gammaproteobacteria bacterium encodes:
- a CDS encoding MFS transporter, with protein sequence MPYWRLSGFYFFYFAALGALVPYWGLYLKSIGFSAIQIGNLVALLMVSRIVAPNIWGWIADHRGQRLAVVRWAAFFAAVAFAGVFISSQFWWLALVMMTFSFFWNASLPQVEAATMTHLDGSSGAYSRVRLWGSVGFIVSVVALGYLFDYVDTWWLLPVMLLLLTGVWLYSMVIPESQVSVSDDHLEPLAKVLMRREVFAFLFACLLMQASHGPYYTFYSIYMTDNGLSKGAVGWLWALGVISEIGVFILMHHLRRHFSLRLVLGISFALAAVRWIIIGYFPQNMTLILIAQLMHAATFGAYHAAAVEMVHNFFRGKHQIRGQAIYGSISFGIGGALGGFYSGITWNTLGSQWTFTIASGLALAAALVTVLWVRSRN encoded by the coding sequence ATGCCTTACTGGCGACTGTCCGGGTTCTATTTCTTTTACTTTGCTGCACTGGGTGCACTGGTCCCGTACTGGGGCCTGTACCTGAAATCCATCGGCTTCAGCGCCATCCAGATAGGCAACCTGGTTGCCTTGTTGATGGTGTCACGCATTGTCGCTCCCAACATCTGGGGCTGGATAGCCGATCACCGCGGTCAGCGCCTTGCGGTCGTTCGCTGGGCCGCGTTCTTCGCCGCTGTTGCCTTTGCCGGTGTGTTTATCAGCAGCCAGTTCTGGTGGCTGGCGCTGGTGATGATGACATTCAGTTTTTTCTGGAACGCATCATTGCCGCAAGTGGAAGCGGCCACCATGACCCATCTCGATGGCAGTAGCGGCGCCTATTCGCGCGTACGCTTGTGGGGTTCGGTCGGCTTTATTGTTTCCGTTGTCGCGCTCGGCTACCTGTTTGATTATGTCGATACCTGGTGGTTGTTGCCGGTGATGTTGCTGCTGCTAACCGGTGTCTGGCTGTACAGCATGGTCATACCGGAAAGCCAGGTCAGCGTCAGTGATGATCATCTTGAGCCGCTGGCCAAAGTCCTGATGCGCCGCGAGGTGTTCGCCTTCCTGTTCGCCTGCCTGCTCATGCAGGCCAGCCACGGGCCGTATTACACCTTTTATTCCATCTACATGACCGACAACGGACTGAGCAAGGGCGCTGTTGGCTGGTTGTGGGCCCTGGGTGTGATCAGCGAAATCGGCGTATTCATTCTCATGCATCACCTGCGCCGTCATTTCAGCCTGCGCCTGGTGCTGGGCATCAGCTTTGCCCTGGCCGCCGTGCGCTGGATTATTATCGGTTATTTCCCCCAGAACATGACGCTGATACTGATCGCGCAGCTTATGCATGCCGCTACCTTCGGCGCCTACCACGCCGCCGCCGTCGAAATGGTGCACAACTTTTTCCGTGGCAAACACCAGATCCGCGGCCAGGCCATCTACGGCAGCATCAGTTTTGGCATTGGCGGTGCGCTCGGCGGTTTCTACAGCGGCATTACCTGGAACACCCTCGGTTCGCAATGGACCTTTACCATCGCCTCCGGCCTGGCGCTCGCCGCCGCGCTTGTTACCGTCCTGTGGGTCAGGTCGAGGAACTGA
- the aroC gene encoding chorismate synthase: protein MSGNSIGKLFTVTTFGESHGKSLGCIIDGCPPGLELSEADIQPDLDRRRPGQSRYTTQRKEPDQVEILSGVFEGKTTGTPIGLIIHNTDQRSQDYGAIKDQYRPGHADFTYDAKYGIRDYRGGGRSSARETAMRVAAGAVARKYLKDFYGVEIGGYLSQMGDIHIDDLDWDEIPNNPFFCPDASKVPEMEALIDKLRREGDSIGACIDVVAAGVPAGWGEPVFDRLDADIAHAMMSINAAKGVEIGAGFFSVEQRGSEHRDLITPDGFETNNAGGILGGISSGQEITVSVAFKPTSSITQPGKTINSDGEAVEVVTKGRHDPCVGVRATPICEAMLAIVLMDHALRQRAQNPERDPVIGWIDDDDDYYEEESDD, encoded by the coding sequence ATGTCAGGCAATAGCATCGGCAAACTGTTTACCGTTACCACCTTCGGCGAAAGTCATGGCAAGTCACTTGGCTGTATAATTGACGGTTGCCCGCCGGGACTGGAGTTAAGCGAGGCCGATATCCAGCCTGATCTTGATCGTCGTCGTCCCGGACAATCCAGGTACACTACCCAGCGCAAGGAGCCGGACCAGGTGGAGATTCTTTCCGGTGTGTTTGAAGGCAAGACCACCGGCACGCCTATCGGCCTGATCATTCACAATACCGATCAGCGCTCGCAGGATTATGGTGCTATCAAGGATCAGTATCGCCCGGGCCACGCGGACTTCACCTATGACGCCAAGTACGGCATTCGCGACTATCGCGGCGGTGGCCGATCGTCGGCGCGTGAAACCGCCATGCGCGTTGCCGCCGGTGCTGTTGCCAGGAAATACCTTAAGGATTTCTACGGCGTAGAGATCGGCGGATACCTGTCGCAAATGGGTGATATCCATATTGATGATCTCGACTGGGATGAAATCCCCAACAACCCGTTCTTTTGTCCCGATGCCTCCAAGGTGCCGGAGATGGAAGCGCTGATCGACAAGCTGCGTCGTGAAGGTGATTCCATCGGTGCGTGTATCGACGTGGTAGCTGCCGGCGTACCGGCAGGTTGGGGTGAGCCGGTCTTCGATCGACTGGACGCCGATATTGCCCACGCCATGATGAGTATTAATGCCGCCAAGGGCGTCGAGATTGGCGCCGGTTTCTTCTCCGTGGAGCAACGCGGCAGTGAACATCGTGACCTGATCACACCTGACGGATTCGAAACCAATAATGCCGGCGGTATTCTCGGTGGCATTTCTTCGGGCCAGGAGATTACTGTCAGCGTTGCCTTTAAACCTACATCCAGTATCACCCAGCCGGGCAAGACCATTAACTCCGACGGTGAAGCCGTGGAAGTGGTCACAAAGGGTCGGCACGATCCCTGTGTTGGTGTGCGCGCTACGCCCATATGCGAAGCCATGCTCGCCATCGTATTAATGGATCATGCCTTGCGTCAGCGTGCACAGAATCCCGAGCGCGATCCTGTCATCGGTTGGATAGATGACGACGATGACTACTACGAAGAGGAAAGCGACGACTAG